The following is a genomic window from Pseudomonas promysalinigenes.
CAGTCGTGTTGGAGCAATTCGTCCGGCGTGCGGGGGCGACCGTGGCGGGCCAGGTAGGCGGGTGCTGCCACGAGCACTCGGCGGTTCCAGGGCGCCAGTGGCAGGGCGATGTAGTTGGCGTCTTGGTTGAGGCCGTAGCGAATCGCGATGTCTACCGGGTCGCGGCTGAAGTCGGCCATCTGATCGGACAGGAAGAAGCGTAAATTCAAAGCCGGGTGTTGGCGGCGAAACGCACTGAGCCAAGGCAGCAAAAGATTGCGCCCGATGTCCGAGGGCGCCGAGACCTGCAAAACTCCGCGCAAGGTGCTGTGGCTGCCATGGAGCTGCTCATGGCCCTGGCGCAATGTATCCAGCACCCGCTGGGCAGTGGGTAGGTACAACTCGCCCTCGGCGGTCAGGCGCAGGCTACGGGTAGTGCGGGCGAACAGGCGTACATCCAGGTCGCGCTCCAGGCGCTTGATCGCAGCTGCCACTTGGCCCGGAAGCAGGTCGGCTTCATGGGCCGCAGCGGTGAAACTGCCCAGCGCACTGCTGCGCACGAACAGTTCGAGGTCGTAGAGGCGGAGCATTTTCACTGCCTATGTGAAAGTGTTGCTGCATTTTGCCGGTTTTCATTATGCGCAGGAAAGATAAGATGCGCTGCATATCCCGTTTCCTACACTGGAGTTGCACCATGGATACCGTCTCTCTGGCCAAGCGCCGCTATACAACCAAAGCGTACGATGCCGCCCGCAGGATCCCTCAAGCCACGGTCGACGCCTTGCTTGAGCAACTGCGTCACAGCCCATCCTCGGTCAATTCGCAGCCATGGCATTTCATCGTTGCAGACAGCACTGAAGGTAAAGACCGTCTGGCCAAGGCCACCGATGCGCGGTTTGCCTATAACTCGCCGAAAATCCGTGATGCCTCCCACGTGATCGTCTTCTGCACCCGTACCGACATGACCGAGGCGCACTTGAACCAAGTGCTCGACCAGGAACAGACCGATGGTCGTTTCCGCGATGAGCAGGCGCGGGCAGGGCAGAACCAGAGCCGTCGTGGCTATGTGGACCTGCACCGTTTCGACCAGAAAGACTTGCAGCACTGGATGGAGAAACAAACCTACCTTGCGCTCGGTACCGCGTTGCTCGGCGCTGCCGCCCATGGCCTGGACGCAACGCCGATCGAAGGGTTCGACAGCAAGGCGCTGGATGCAGAGCTTGGCCTGCGTGAGCGCGGTTTTACCAGTGTCGTGCTCCTGAGCCTGGGGTACCGTAGCGAAGCGGATTTCAATGCGGGCCTCGGTAAGTCGCGGTTGCCGGCATCGACTGTCTTTACCTTCCTGTAAGCCTGTACGCTCTTCGCCCGTCTTGCACAGCTATGCAATCGAGCGCCGCGCGTGCGGCGCTCACTCTGCGTGCTCAGGGCCTGCTACCACAACGCGGCGGTCGCTGCCGTCGCCGCTCGCCTGAACACCGCGATAGCTGCGTCCACCTCGGGCTCGGTGGTAAAACGCCCAATACTCAGACGCACGCTCTTGCGCGCTTGGGCTTCGTCCAACCCCAGTGCCAACAGCACATGGGAGGCGGCGTTGCTGGCCGAGTTGCAGGCCGAGGTGGTCGACAACGCCAGTTCATTGGCCAAAGCCATGGTGTTGAAGCCATTGACTTGGATGCAGACATTCAAGGTGTGCGGGACACGTTGCGCAGCGCAGCCGTTGAGGCTGATACCCGGCACAGCTAGCAACCCGCTACGCAGGCGGCTGGCCAACTGCTCGATACGCCGATGCTCATTGTCACCCGGCTCACCGGCCAGGGCGAAGGCGCTGCCCATGCCAACGATTTGATGAGTTGGCAGGGTGCCGGACCTGAGACCTTGTTCATGCCCACCGCCGTGGATCTGCGCACGCATCTGAGAGCGGGCGCGGGGGCCAACATAGAGCGCGCCAATACCTTTGGGGCCATAGACTTTGTGCGCCGAAAAAGACATCAGGTCCACCGCCATGGCCTGCAGGTCGATAGCCAATTTGCCCACGGCCTGAGCCGCATCCACATGCAGCAGAGCGCCACCGGCGCGCACTCGCTCGCCAATGGCGGCGAAATCGGTGACGGTACCCAGTTCATTGTTCACCGCCATCAGTGATACCAGACGCGTATCGGCGCGCATGGCCGCCTGGACGGCGTACGGCTGAATCAAACCGTCGGCGTCCGGGGCCAGTCGCGTGACGGCCCAGCCCTGACGCTCAAGTTCATTGACTGTATCGAGCACGGCCTTGTGTTCCATCAGGCTGGTGACCAGGTGCCCAGGCTCAGTCATACCCTGGGCGATGCCTTTGAGTGCCAGGTTGTTGGACTCGGTGGCACCTGATGTCCAGACGATGTCGTCGGCCAATGCGCCGACCCGGTCGGCCACTTGCCTGCGAGCCTGCTCGACCACCTCCCGCGCCGCGTGGCCGTAGGCATGGCCACTGGATGCAGGGTTACCGAAGTTAACCTGGCGGCCCAGGCATGTGAGCATGGTCTCGATGACCCGGTCATCGACCGGGGTGGTGGCGGCGTAGTCGAAATATAGAGGGGCATTGGGCATAGGGCGGGTCCGTGCAGGGTTGGCTTGAGAGCGGCTATCGATGCATCAAGCCTACCGCGCAAGGGCGGAATAAATTTGCTTTTAGTGCTGCATTGCCCGCATTTTTGGAGAATATTTTCCTCTATAGTTACAACTTTGTGGAATTAAAATTCCCGAGGCCTGGCCATTGCTTGAGCAACGCCCAGCTGTTTCATACGGGCTCCACTGCACGCTCTTCCTCGGCCACAACGCGCTCGCAGAGTTCGATGATTTGCTCGCGCATCCAGCGATTGGCCGGGTCCTGATCGGTGCTTTCGTGCCAGTACAGGTGAGTTTCAAGAGCGGGCACGTCAACCGGCAGTGGCTGGAAACGCAACTGATGCCGGCGCGCGAAGCGTTCCGGAACGGTCATTGCCATATCGGTCTGCTGCAACACCTGCGACGCCATCAGATAGTGCTGAGAGCGCAGTGCCACTTTGCGTTGCACACCCATTTTGCCCAGTGCCAGGTCGACGTAACCCAGGCCATTGCGGCGGCTGGAGATATGGATATGGGTCATGCTCAAGTAGTTGTCGAGTGTGAGTTTGGCGTCGGCCAATGGGTGGCCTTGACGCAGGGCACAGACATAGCGGTCCTGCATCAGCTTGACGTGGCGCACCTGAGGATCGGTGTTCAGCGGTGCATCGATGGCGAAATCCAGCCGCCCGGCGGCCAATTCTTTGGTGGTTTCGCGACGCTTGCACAGAAAGCTTTCGATCAGCACCGCTGGCGCCAGGCGGCGCAAGCGCTGGAACAGCGGCGGCAAAATCACTGCTTCGGTGAGGTCGGTCATGCTGATGCGGAAGGTCTTGCTCGCTTGTTGCGGATTGAAGGTGCGGCTTTCCTGAACCGACGTGCGCAACAGTGCCAGGGCATTGCGCACTGGGCCAATGATGTTCTGGGCCATGGGCGTAGGCACCATGCCTTGTGCGGTACGCACGAACAGCGGGTCGTTGAAGGTTTCGCGCAGCCGCGACAGGGCGTTGGACACCGCCGGCTGGGTGATGCCAACGATCTGGCCGGCACGGGTGAGGTTGGCTTCGGTGTAGATCGCGTCGAAGACGATGAACAGGTTGAGGTCGACCTTGCTGAGGTTCATGGCGCCGCTCTTTGTTGGAATTATCGGCCGATCATATATCGGTTATGAATGTTTATACACGCTGAAAATAGACTAGGTAAATCGAACCCCGCTGCTCTAGGCTGTGCCCATGTCTTTCGAACCGTGAAGGTATCCCCCTGATGGATTTCGCCTATTCGCCCAAGGTCCAGGCACTGCGAGAGCGCGTCAGCGCCTTCATGGAGGCCCATGTCTACCCCGCAGAAGCGGTGTTCGAGCGTCAGGTTGCCGAGGGCGACCGCTGGCAACCCACCGCGATCATGGAGCAGCTCAAGGTCAAGGCCCGAGCCGAGGGCTTATGGAACCTGTTCTTGCCAGAGTCGGAGTATGGCGCTGGCCTGAGCAATCTGGAGTATGCCCCGTTGGCCGAAATCATGGGCCGCTCGCTTTTGGGGCCGGAGCCATTCAACTGCTCGGCGCCTGATACCGGCAACATGGAGGTGTTGGTGCGCTATGGCAGCGAAGCACAGAAGCGTCAGTGGCTGGAGCCTCTGCTGCAAGGGGAAATCCGTTCGGCATTTGCCATGACCGAACCGGACGTGGCCTCCTCGGACGCGACCAATATGGCGGCGACGGCGGTGCGCGACGGCGATGAGTGGGTCATCAATGGTCGCAAATGGTGGACCTCCGGCGCCTGCGACCCGCGCTGCAAGGTCATGATTTTCATGGGCCTTTCGAACCCTGATGGGCCACGCCATCAGCAGCACTCGATGGTATTGGTGCCCACCGACGCGCCTGGCGTGAAGATCATTCGCCCCTTGCCAGTATTCGGCTACGACGACGCGCCGCATGGCCATGCCGAAGTGCTTTTCGAGAACGTGCGCGTACCTTATGAAAACGTACTACTTGGCGAGGGCCGGGGCTTCGAGATCGCCCAAGGCCGCCTTGGCCCCGGCCGTATTCACCATTGCATGCGTTCGATCGGCATGGCCGAGCGGGCTTTGGAGCTGATGTGCAAGCGTTCAGTGCAGCGCACCGCATTTGGCCGGCCCCTGGCGCGCCTGGGTGGCAACATCGACAAGATCGCCGACTCGCGCATGGAAATCGACATGGCCCGGCTGCTGACCCTGAAGGCGGCCTACATGATGGACACCGTCGGTAACAAGGTGGCACGCAGCGAAATCGCCCAGATCAAGGTGGTGGCGCCGAATGTTGCGTTGAAGGTTATCGACCGGGCGATCCAGATGCACGGTGGGGCTGGTGTGAGCGGCGATTTCCCGCTGGCCTACATGTATGCCATGCAACGTACCCTGCGCCTGGCAGATGGCCC
Proteins encoded in this region:
- the nfsB gene encoding oxygen-insensitive NAD(P)H nitroreductase, whose amino-acid sequence is MDTVSLAKRRYTTKAYDAARRIPQATVDALLEQLRHSPSSVNSQPWHFIVADSTEGKDRLAKATDARFAYNSPKIRDASHVIVFCTRTDMTEAHLNQVLDQEQTDGRFRDEQARAGQNQSRRGYVDLHRFDQKDLQHWMEKQTYLALGTALLGAAAHGLDATPIEGFDSKALDAELGLRERGFTSVVLLSLGYRSEADFNAGLGKSRLPASTVFTFL
- a CDS encoding LysR family transcriptional regulator, translated to MLRLYDLELFVRSSALGSFTAAAHEADLLPGQVAAAIKRLERDLDVRLFARTTRSLRLTAEGELYLPTAQRVLDTLRQGHEQLHGSHSTLRGVLQVSAPSDIGRNLLLPWLSAFRRQHPALNLRFFLSDQMADFSRDPVDIAIRYGLNQDANYIALPLAPWNRRVLVAAPAYLARHGRPRTPDELLQHDCLLYLQHNRVFDKWQLGNRTIQVRGPLVSDDADVVRRWALEGEGIVYKSWLDVSANIAAGELEVLLPDHQGEATPVTLVCPHRKQLSPAVTQLHGWLQERFAALKPAEQAE
- a CDS encoding acyl-CoA dehydrogenase, with amino-acid sequence MDFAYSPKVQALRERVSAFMEAHVYPAEAVFERQVAEGDRWQPTAIMEQLKVKARAEGLWNLFLPESEYGAGLSNLEYAPLAEIMGRSLLGPEPFNCSAPDTGNMEVLVRYGSEAQKRQWLEPLLQGEIRSAFAMTEPDVASSDATNMAATAVRDGDEWVINGRKWWTSGACDPRCKVMIFMGLSNPDGPRHQQHSMVLVPTDAPGVKIIRPLPVFGYDDAPHGHAEVLFENVRVPYENVLLGEGRGFEIAQGRLGPGRIHHCMRSIGMAERALELMCKRSVQRTAFGRPLARLGGNIDKIADSRMEIDMARLLTLKAAYMMDTVGNKVARSEIAQIKVVAPNVALKVIDRAIQMHGGAGVSGDFPLAYMYAMQRTLRLADGPDEVHRAAIGKYEIGKYVPAHMLRSAD
- a CDS encoding LysR family transcriptional regulator, whose amino-acid sequence is MNLSKVDLNLFIVFDAIYTEANLTRAGQIVGITQPAVSNALSRLRETFNDPLFVRTAQGMVPTPMAQNIIGPVRNALALLRTSVQESRTFNPQQASKTFRISMTDLTEAVILPPLFQRLRRLAPAVLIESFLCKRRETTKELAAGRLDFAIDAPLNTDPQVRHVKLMQDRYVCALRQGHPLADAKLTLDNYLSMTHIHISSRRNGLGYVDLALGKMGVQRKVALRSQHYLMASQVLQQTDMAMTVPERFARRHQLRFQPLPVDVPALETHLYWHESTDQDPANRWMREQIIELCERVVAEEERAVEPV
- a CDS encoding cysteine desulfurase family protein, with protein sequence MPNAPLYFDYAATTPVDDRVIETMLTCLGRQVNFGNPASSGHAYGHAAREVVEQARRQVADRVGALADDIVWTSGATESNNLALKGIAQGMTEPGHLVTSLMEHKAVLDTVNELERQGWAVTRLAPDADGLIQPYAVQAAMRADTRLVSLMAVNNELGTVTDFAAIGERVRAGGALLHVDAAQAVGKLAIDLQAMAVDLMSFSAHKVYGPKGIGALYVGPRARSQMRAQIHGGGHEQGLRSGTLPTHQIVGMGSAFALAGEPGDNEHRRIEQLASRLRSGLLAVPGISLNGCAAQRVPHTLNVCIQVNGFNTMALANELALSTTSACNSASNAASHVLLALGLDEAQARKSVRLSIGRFTTEPEVDAAIAVFRRAATAATAALW